One window of the Lycorma delicatula isolate Av1 chromosome 3, ASM4794821v1, whole genome shotgun sequence genome contains the following:
- the LOC142320793 gene encoding glutamate receptor ionotropic, kainate 4-like, translating into MKYGGIYLYTYYPYTSTRCSDPGPPVFLDSWNLVDRSFVKDINIFAPKKVSNLQSCPLQCSGTHTPPDSIITIKGNNTYEFGGLGGLIFNFIAEHLNFTPVITRITDTTNSYEGVYSNDTSVLAKDILSRKVDIGFGKFSRSTDMHKDIIFAKETGIDCFTWAVPFRAGQAPSIWKTYVNEFYGLVWILISISLILAVIVLFILARSVRKERKDFKSIFYIILFIISTVLGSQLKLTPSNNIVRIFVVHWLLYTLVIVAAYQASLGSIVTVPAEIGNLQTIDEILDSHFGITGSPQMYYVLNASTSTTKQVAKLLQRFEVQPPGEFLPVMRRVVVNRNVVVFANQRLLMYSNSKLKDLNITGITAHVIPDCLLKSPSSPMLLRRGSPYRIPVDIMLNRLVESGIIEHWSALENEKEDNSNRAQFVQLYFRHLKGAFSVLLCGEIVAIFVFILEIISFKWFDFVKIPEISDTDKHLMPYMP; encoded by the coding sequence ATGAAATACGGGGGAATATATCTGTACACGTATTACCCGTACACGAGTACTAGGTGTTCTGATCCCGGTCCTCCTGTATTTCTCGATTCTTGGAATTTAGTCGATCGATCGTTCGTAAAAGACATAAATATATTCGCACCAAAAAAAGTATCGAATCTGCAATCTTGTCCTCTTCAGTGTTCCGGTACGCATACGCCTCCCGATTCGATAATTacaataaaaggtaataatacgTACGAATTTGGCGGACTAGGCggattgatatttaattttatagctgAACATTTAAATTTCACACCTGTTATTACTAGAATAACCGATACGACGAACAGTTACGAAGGTGTTTATTCCAACGATACGTCGGTATTAGCCAAAGATATACTATCCAGAAAAGTTGATATCGGATTCGGAAAATTTTCACGGTCGACAGACATGcataaagatataatatttgcaaaagaaaCAGGAATAGACTGTTTTACGTGGGCCGTACCGTTTAGAGCAGGGCAAGCGCCTTCGATTTGGAAAACATACGTTAATGAATTTTACGGTTTGGTGTGGATATTGATATCTATCAGTCTTATTCTCGCtgtaatcgttttatttattttggctcGCTCCGTTAGAAAAGAGCGAAAagactttaaaagtattttttacataatcttatttataatttctacagTTCTCGGATCGCAATTAAAACTTACGCCGAGTAATAATATCGTTAGAATATTTGTAGTACATTGGTTGTTATATACTTTGGTTATCGTCGCGGCGTACCAAGCGTCATTAGGTAGTATAGTTACTGTTCCGGCTGAAATAGGAAATTTACAAACGATAGATGAAATACTGGACTCGCATTTCGGTATAACCGGCAGTCCGCAGATGTATTACGTCTTAAACGCATCGACAAGTACTACAAAACAAGTGGCAAAACTTTTACAACGTTTCGAAGTCCAACCGCCTGGTGAATTTCTTCCGGTAATGAGACGCGTTGTCGTAAACAGAAATGTCGTCGTTTTCGCTAATCAACGTCTTTTAATGTATtcgaattcaaaattaaaagatttaaatataaccGGTATAACAGCACACGTAATACCAGATTGCTTATTAAAGTCACCTTCTTCTCCGATGTTGTTACGACGCGGTTCACCGTACCGAATCCCAGTAGATATTATGCTGAACAGACTTGTTGAATCAGGAATAATTGAACACTGGTCGGCGTTAGAAAACGAAAAAGAAGATAATAGTAATCGAGCGCAGTTCGTTCAACTTTACTTTAGACATTTAAAAGGAGCATTTAGTGTACTACTTTGCGGTGAAATCGTCGCTATATTCGtgtttatattagaaataatatcttttaagtgGTTTGACTTCGTTAAAATACCAGAAATATCGGATACCGATAAACATTTAATGCCTTACATGCCGTAA